The Vicia villosa cultivar HV-30 ecotype Madison, WI linkage group LG1, Vvil1.0, whole genome shotgun sequence genome includes a region encoding these proteins:
- the LOC131643917 gene encoding phosphoenolpyruvate carboxykinase (ATP) 1-like isoform X2, with protein sequence MQVQHRYRLLFLVEVSVQLAENTRAAHPIEYIPNAKLPCVGPHPKNVILLACDAFGVLPPGSKLNLTQTMYHFIIGYTALAYAQASLLFGRAPSKYLNIKTFFLKVFFYALLDETFSI encoded by the exons ATGCAAGTGCAACACCGTTACCGCCTTCTATTCTTAGTCGAGGTATCGGTTCAGTTGGCAG AAAATACTCGTGCGGCCCATCCTATTGAGTACATTCCAAATGCAAAGCTACCATGTGTTGGACCTCATCCAAAGAATGTCATTCTTTTGGCATGTGATGCATTTGGTGTGCTACCTCCAGGGAGTAAACTAAACCTGACACAGACCATGTACCATTTTATCATTGGATATACCGCTCTG GCTTATGCACAGGCATCACTGCTTTTTGGAAGGGCTCCATCTAAGTATCTTAATattaaaacattctttttaaaagtttttttttatgctttattGGATGAAACATTCTCCATCTAA
- the LOC131643917 gene encoding uncharacterized protein LOC131643917 isoform X4: MLAFQIEDMNAFKAYKACVPIAYSPNLYITLVRGIPGTRKQHRRTLEALRLGKCNRTVMRWNTPTVRGMIQQVKRLVVVETEEMYKGRKQKEENHRALRPPLVINHQPAPAEGTL; this comes from the exons ATGCTGGC GTTTCAAATTGAAGACATGAATGCGTTTAAAGCATACAAAGCATGTGTCCCAATTGCTTATAGCCCCAATCTATACATTACTCTGGTGAGGGGTATTCCGGGGACCAGGAAGCAACACAGGCGCACTTTGGAAGCATTACGTTTGGGCAAATGCAACCGAACTGTCATGCGATGGAACACACCTACTGTTAGGGGAATGATCCAGCAG GTCAAGAGATTAGTTGTTGTTGAGACAGAGGAGATGTACAAGGGCCGCAAACAAAAGGAGGAAAATCACCGAGCTCTTCGTCCTCCATTGGTCATAAACCATCAACCTGCTCCCGCTGAGGGTACCTTGTAA
- the LOC131643917 gene encoding phosphoenolpyruvate carboxykinase (ATP) 1-like isoform X6, translating to MQVQHRYRLLFLVEVSVQLAENTRAAHPIEYIPNAKLPCVGPHPKNVILLACDAFGVLPPGSKLNLTQTMYHFIIGYTALAHVFSAGTAGCATFLANYHVQS from the exons ATGCAAGTGCAACACCGTTACCGCCTTCTATTCTTAGTCGAGGTATCGGTTCAGTTGGCAG AAAATACTCGTGCGGCCCATCCTATTGAGTACATTCCAAATGCAAAGCTACCATGTGTTGGACCTCATCCAAAGAATGTCATTCTTTTGGCATGTGATGCATTTGGTGTGCTACCTCCAGGGAGTAAACTAAACCTGACACAGACCATGTACCATTTTATCATTGGATATACCGCTCTG GCTCATGTATTCTCTGCAGGAACTGCAGGATGTGCAACTTTTCTAGCAAACTATCACGTACAGTCTT aa
- the LOC131643917 gene encoding uncharacterized protein LOC131643917 isoform X3 — MLFRFQIEDMNAFKAYKACVPIAYSPNLYITLVRGIPGTRKQHRRTLEALRLGKCNRTVMRWNTPTVRGMIQQVKRLVVVETEEMYKGRKQKEENHRALRPPLVINHQPAPAEGTL, encoded by the exons ATGCTGTTCAGGTTTCAAATTGAAGACATGAATGCGTTTAAAGCATACAAAGCATGTGTCCCAATTGCTTATAGCCCCAATCTATACATTACTCTGGTGAGGGGTATTCCGGGGACCAGGAAGCAACACAGGCGCACTTTGGAAGCATTACGTTTGGGCAAATGCAACCGAACTGTCATGCGATGGAACACACCTACTGTTAGGGGAATGATCCAGCAG GTCAAGAGATTAGTTGTTGTTGAGACAGAGGAGATGTACAAGGGCCGCAAACAAAAGGAGGAAAATCACCGAGCTCTTCGTCCTCCATTGGTCATAAACCATCAACCTGCTCCCGCTGAGGGTACCTTGTAA
- the LOC131643917 gene encoding uncharacterized protein LOC131643917 isoform X5, with product MNAFKAYKACVPIAYSPNLYITLVRGIPGTRKQHRRTLEALRLGKCNRTVMRWNTPTVRGMIQQVKRLVVVETEEMYKGRKQKEENHRALRPPLVINHQPAPAEGTL from the exons ATGAATGCGTTTAAAGCATACAAAGCATGTGTCCCAATTGCTTATAGCCCCAATCTATACATTACTCTGGTGAGGGGTATTCCGGGGACCAGGAAGCAACACAGGCGCACTTTGGAAGCATTACGTTTGGGCAAATGCAACCGAACTGTCATGCGATGGAACACACCTACTGTTAGGGGAATGATCCAGCAG GTCAAGAGATTAGTTGTTGTTGAGACAGAGGAGATGTACAAGGGCCGCAAACAAAAGGAGGAAAATCACCGAGCTCTTCGTCCTCCATTGGTCATAAACCATCAACCTGCTCCCGCTGAGGGTACCTTGTAA
- the LOC131643917 gene encoding phosphoenolpyruvate carboxykinase (ATP)-like isoform X1 — MQVQHRYRLLFLVEVSVQLAENTRAAHPIEYIPNAKLPCVGPHPKNVILLACDAFGVLPPGSKLNLTQTMYHFIIGYTALKTIASPGRGILAMDESNATCGKRLDSIGLENTEANRQAWRKIIYEESVMI, encoded by the exons ATGCAAGTGCAACACCGTTACCGCCTTCTATTCTTAGTCGAGGTATCGGTTCAGTTGGCAG AAAATACTCGTGCGGCCCATCCTATTGAGTACATTCCAAATGCAAAGCTACCATGTGTTGGACCTCATCCAAAGAATGTCATTCTTTTGGCATGTGATGCATTTGGTGTGCTACCTCCAGGGAGTAAACTAAACCTGACACAGACCATGTACCATTTTATCATTGGATATACCGCTCTG aaaacaattgcttctcctgggcgtggtattttggccatggatgaatccaatgctacatgtggaaagcggttggattcaattggactagagaacaccgaagctaaccgtcaagcatggcgtaaaattatatatgaagaaagtgttatgatttag